The following are encoded together in the Drosophila takahashii strain IR98-3 E-12201 chromosome X, DtakHiC1v2, whole genome shotgun sequence genome:
- the Smox gene encoding mothers against decapentaplegic homolog 3 has translation MLPFTPQVVKRLLALKKGNEDNSVEGKWSEKAVKNLVKKIKKNSQLEELERAISTQNCQTRCVTVPRSKPAPAGEHLRKGLPHVIYCRLWRWPDLQSQNELKPLDHCEYAFHLRKEEICINPYHYKKIELSILVPKSLPTPPDSIVDYPLDNHTHQIPNNTDYNAAIIRSASLSPPQYMELGGTGSGPVSVSSSASSTPATAASASSSSSSSSAAYQQQQQSFGQNMDSQSSVLSVGSSIPNTGTPPPGYMSEDGDPIDPNDNMNMSRLTPPADAAPVMYHEPAFWCSISYYELNTRVGETFHASQPSITVDGFTDPSNSERFCLGLLSNVNRNEVVEQTRRHIGKGVRLYYIGGEVFAECLSDSSIFVQSPNCNQRYGWHPATVCKIPPGCNLKIFNNQEFAALLSQSVSQGFEAVYQLTRMCTIRMSFVKGWGAEYRRQTVTSTPCWIELHLNGPLQWLDRVLTQMGSPRLPCSSMS, from the coding sequence ATGTTGCCATTCACCCCGCAGGTGGTCAAGCGTTTGTTAGCACTCAAAAAGGGCAACGAGGACAACAGCGTCGAGGGCAAGTGGTCGGAGAAGGCGGTCAAGAATCTGGTCAAGAAGATCAAGAAGAACTCGCAGCTGGAGGAGCTCGAGCGGGCCATCTCCACGCAGAACTGCCAGACGAGGTGCGTGACGGTGCCGCGCAGCAAGCCAGCTCCCGCCGGCGAGCATCTGCGCAAGGGTCTGCCGCACGTCATCTACTGCCGTTTGTGGCGCTGGCCGGatctccagtcgcagaatgaaCTGAAGCCCCTCGACCACTGCGAGTACGCCTTCCATCTGCGCAAGGAGGAGATCTGCATCAATCCCTATCACTACAAGAAGATCGAGTTGTCCATCCTGGTGCCCAAGTCGCTGCCCACTCCGCCCGACTCCATTGTCGACTATCCGCTGGACAACCACACGCACCAGATACCCAACAACACCGACTACAATGCGGCCATCATTCGCAGCGCCTCGTTGAGTCCGCCGCAGTACATGGAATTGGGCGGTACCGGCAGCGGTCCCGTTTCCGTATCCTCCTCGGCCAGCTCGACGCCCGCAACTGCCGCCTCCGcctcgtcgtcctcctcctcctcgtccgccGCCtatcaacagcaacagcagtccTTTGGCCAAAACATGGACTCCCAGTCGAGTGTGCTCAGTGTGGGCAGCAGCATTCCCAACACCGGCACCCCGCCGCCCGGCTACATGAGCGAGGATGGCGACCCCATCGATCCCAACGACAACATGAACATGTCGCGCCTGACGCCCCCCGCCGATGCAGCCCCGGTGATGTACCACGAGCCGGCCTTCTGGTGCTCCATCTCCTACTACGAGCTGAATACGCGCGTCGGCGAGACCTTCCACGCCTCGCAGCCCTCGATCACGGTGGACGGCTTCACCGATCCCTCCAACTCGGAGCGCTTCTGCCTCGGCCTGCTCTCCAATGTGAATCGCAACGAGGTCGTCGAGCAGACGCGTCGCCACATCGGCAAGGGCGTACGGCTCTACTATATTGGCGGCGAGGTCTTTGCCGAATGCCTCAGCGACTCGTCCATCTTTGTCCAGAGCCCCAATTGCAATCAGCGGTACGGTTGGCATCCGGCCACCGTGTGCAAGATACCGCCTGGGTGCAATCTGAAGATCTTCAACAACCAGGAGTTCGCCGCCCTGCTGTCGCAGTCCGTGTCGCAGGGATTCGAGGCCGTCTACCAGCTGACGCGCATGTGCACCATCCGCATGTCGTTCGTCAAGGGCTGGGGCGCCGAGTATCGCCGCCAGACGGTCACCTCGACGCCCTGCTGGATCGAGCTGCACCTTAACGGGCCGCTCCAGTGGCTGGACCGCGTGCTCACGCAGATGGGATCGCCGCGGCTGCCGTGCAGTTCCATGTCGTAA
- the LOC108055734 gene encoding uncharacterized protein — protein sequence MASNPTQTLHQAIQAKFGLPNASEATQLSSTGGTPPQTTPRFVIPQLKIPQLQLQAASSAESRQAAEAHNQLLLNEIQLRRRQRSESENKGGFGIPPLAAEPPNIPNIPNIPLLARLDQLQLRDEGGDPPLIDLSSTVIAGSKDAPPKESASKARQLISSRETFDIPFIACDRGNSRRTTPTGGLLAHRRRSEEEPEEAPARTDYPEQPGPIGQMLDAVVGYPEPRKPRLEYAVTRLERQHLRMCRREEYGSQVKRFRFDTPSPDELVKQALQKSWRVSRT from the coding sequence ATGGCCAGCAATCCGACGCAGACCCTCCACCAGGCGATCCAGGCCAAGTTTGGCCTGCCCAACGCCAGCGAAGCCACCCAATTGAGCAGCACAGGCGGCACGCCCCCACAAACGACGCCCAGATTCGTAATTCCGCAGCTGAAAATTccgcaactgcaactgcaagcGGCATCGTCGGCGGAATCCCGTCAAGCGGCGGAGGCCCACAACCAGCTGCTGCTCAACGAGATCCAGCTGCGGCGACGCCAGCGATCGGAGAGCGAGAACAAGGGGGGCTTCGGGATTCCCCCGCTGGCAGCGGAGCCCCCGAATATCCCTAATATTCCGAATATTCCGCTTCTGGCGCGGCTGGATCAGCTGCAGCTGCGGGACGAGGGCGGCGATCCGCCGCTCATCGATCTCTCGTCCACCGTGATAGCCGGCAGCAAGGATGCGCCGCCCAAGGAGTCGGCCAGCAAGGCGCGTCAGCTAATTAGCAGCCGGGAAACCTTCGACATACCCTTCATTGCCTGCGATCGCGGAAATTCCAGGAGGACCACTCCCACCGGTGGCCTCCTGGCCCACAGGCGGCGTTCGGAGGAGGAGCCGGAGGAGGCGCCCGCCCGCACCGACTATCCGGAGCAGCCGGGACCCATTGGCCAAATGCTGGACGCTGTAGTGGGCTATCCGGAGCCGAGGAAGCCACGGCTGGAGTACGCCGTCACCCGGCTGGAGCGGCAGCATCTGAGGATGTGCCGGCGGGAGGAGTACGGCAGCCAGGTGAAGAGATTCCGCTTCGACACGCCCTCGCCCGATGAGCTCGTCAAGCAGGCGCTGCAGAAGTCCTGGCGCGTTTCGCGCACTTGA
- the alpha-PheRS gene encoding phenylalanine--tRNA ligase alpha subunit: MHPDLTERILQQLETADKVDTLDLAAQFGEDHQKIVGALKSIQAHGDLVTAETATHKSLGLTDEGRAVVEHGSHEALVYAAIPAEGIAQAALMAAGGANAKVGFSKAMSHGWILVDKSVSPPLVRRKVDAITDVVRQQLQQVAEGRGDQLPAKEVGDFKKRKLLQETTTKSFVLSRGPEFATTLTKLETDLTVEMLASGLWDQLKFKAYNFDALGAPPTRGHLHPLLKVRTEFRQIFLEMGFSEMPTNNYVESSFWNFDALYQPQQHPARDAHDTFFVNHPARSHKFPQDYLERVKKVHSVGGYGSKGYGYDWKLEEAQKNLLRTHTTAVSARMLYKLANQEGGFKAAKYFSIDKVFRNETLDATHLAEFHQVEGVIADVGLTLGDLIGTLYEFFRKLGITQLEFKPAYNPYTEPSMEIFCYHPGLARWIEVGNSGVFRPEMLLPMGLPENVNVIAWGLSLERPTMIKYGINNIRDLVGPKVDLKMVEEGPICRLDHA; the protein is encoded by the coding sequence ATGCATCCCGATCTCACGGAGCGCATTCTCCAGCAGCTGGAGACCGCCGACAAGGTGGACACCCTGGACCTGGCCGCTCAGTTCGGCGAGGACCACCAGAAGATCGTGGGCGCCTTGAAGAGCATTCAGGCGCATGGCGATTTGGTCACCGCGGAAACGGCCACCCACAAGAGCCTGGGCCTCACGGACGAGGGTCGCGCCGTCGTGGAGCACGGCAGTCATGAGGCACTGGTCTACGCCGCCATTCCCGCGGAGGGCATAGCCCAGGCTGCCCTGATGGCCGCCGGCGGAGCAAACGCCAAGGTGGGCTTCAGCAAGGCCATGTCCCACGGCTGGATACTGGTGGACAAGAGCGTCAGTCCGCCGCTGGTGCGGCGCAAGGTGGATGCCATCACGGATGTGGTGcgccagcagctgcagcaggtgGCCGAGGGCAGGGGCGACCAGTTGCCCGCCAAGGAGGTGGGCGACTTCAAGAAGCGCAAGCTCCTCCAGGAGACGACCACCAAGAGTTTTGTCCTCTCACGCGGCCCCGAGTTCGCCACCACTCTGACCAAACTGGAGACCGATCTCACCGTGGAAATGCTCGCCAGCGGCCTGTGGGATCAGCTCAAGTTCAAGGCCTACAATTTCGATGCCTTGGGTGCGCCGCCAACGCGCGGACATCTGCATCCGCTGCTCAAGGTGCGCACCGAGTTCCGGCAGATATTCCTCGAGATGGGCTTCTCCGAGATGCCCACCAACAACTACGTGGAGTCGTCGTTCTGGAACTTCGATGCGCTCTATCAGCCGCAACAGCATCCCGCTCGCGATGCCCACGACACGTTCTTCGTCAATCATCCGGCCAGGAGCCACAAGTTCCCGCAGGACTATCTGGAGCGGGTGAAGAAGGTCCACTCGGTGGGCGGCTACGGGTCGAAGGGCTACGGCTACGACTGGAAGCTGGAGGAGGCGCAGAAGAATCTGCTGCGCACTCACACGACAGCCGTGAGCGCCAGGATGCTGTACAAGCTGGCCAACCAGGAGGGCGGCTTCAAGGCGGCCAAGTACTTTAGCATCGACAAGGTGTTCCGCAACGAAACGCTGGACGCCACCCATCTGGCGGAGTTCCATCAGGTGGAGGGTGTGATCGCTGACGTTGGCCTGACGCTGGGCGATCTCATTGGCACGCTGTACGAGTTCTTCCGCAAGCTGGGCATCACGCAGCTGGAGTTTAAGCCCGCCTACAATCCGTACACGGAGCCCAGCATGGAGATCTTCTGCTATCACCCCGGCCTGGCCCGGTGGATCGAGGTGGGCAACTCGGGCGTCTTCCGGCCGGAGATGCTGCTGCCCATGGGCCTGCCGGAGAACGTGAACGTCATCGCCTGGGGCCTGTCGCTGGAGCGGCCCACCATGATCAAGTACGGCATTAATAACATCCGGGATTTGGTCGGACCCAAGGTCGATCTGAAGATGGTGGAGGAGGGCCCAATCTGCCGGCTGGACCACGCTTAA